A stretch of DNA from Prosthecobacter algae:
CAACCGCCGCAGCGCATCCGCCAAAGCTTTGCGAGTGGGATACAGAATGGCCGTGTGATATAGGCCCGTGGTGCCAGGTGCCGGCGGGCTGCCCCCACGACTCTCCCAGGTATTCAGGCCAATGTGGTGATGATACCCCCCTGCGGAAATGAAGGCAGCCTCCTTGCCATATCTTTGCATGAGGGTAAATCCCAGAACCCCGATGTAAAACTGGAGTGATCGCTCCAGGTCGGCCACCTTGAGATGGACATGGCCGATGCGGACGGTCGGAGGGAGGGGAGCTTGAGCAATCGTTTCCATGATTGAATGAGCCACTAGACACCCGGAAAGATAATGCGGAAATCTTGGTCTCAGCATGCCGTCGGTAATGGGTCGCATAGGCC
This window harbors:
- a CDS encoding VOC family protein, with product METIAQAPLPPTVRIGHVHLKVADLERSLQFYIGVLGFTLMQRYGKEAAFISAGGYHHHIGLNTWESRGGSPPAPGTTGLYHTAILYPTRKALADALRRLQQEDIPLDGAADHGVSEALYLRDPDQNGVELYWDRQETEWPRNQDGSLAMFTKALNLNELLGAKD